From one Candidatus Glassbacteria bacterium genomic stretch:
- a CDS encoding PIG-L family deacetylase, which yields MKRITVKLSRLAALALVLSLPSFTAAQTVYRGGKAPGWTGEELRVIMIGAHPDDAEVKGAGTAVLWAKAGAKVQLVAVANGDAGHQSEGGGALARRRAAESRRSAEILGVSWRTLGFHDGELEPTLEAREAVIRAIREWQADIVITHRPNDYHPDHRYTGVIVQDAAYLVAVPNICPETPRVEHNPVFMYFRDGFQKPNPLSVDVAVDVDPVMDLKWRSIDAMDSQMYEWLPWIAGYLSEVPAGKAARFEWLKGWRGPGMRSWTDQGRETLVARYGKAHADKVEYAEIYELCEYGRQPSREELWELFPK from the coding sequence ATGAAGCGGATTACCGTGAAACTGAGCAGACTGGCTGCGCTGGCGCTGGTACTGTCCCTGCCGTCGTTTACCGCGGCCCAGACCGTTTACCGGGGCGGCAAGGCGCCCGGGTGGACGGGCGAGGAGCTGCGGGTAATCATGATCGGCGCACACCCGGATGACGCCGAGGTCAAGGGCGCCGGGACCGCCGTGCTCTGGGCGAAAGCCGGGGCCAAGGTGCAGCTTGTGGCGGTGGCCAACGGCGATGCGGGCCATCAGAGCGAGGGCGGCGGCGCACTGGCCCGCAGACGCGCGGCAGAGAGCAGGCGCAGCGCCGAGATCCTGGGCGTAAGCTGGCGCACCCTGGGGTTCCACGATGGCGAGCTGGAGCCGACCCTGGAGGCGCGCGAGGCGGTGATCCGGGCCATCCGCGAGTGGCAGGCGGATATCGTGATCACCCATCGCCCCAACGACTACCACCCCGACCATCGCTACACCGGCGTGATTGTCCAGGACGCCGCCTACCTGGTGGCCGTGCCCAATATCTGCCCGGAGACACCCCGCGTGGAGCACAACCCGGTGTTCATGTACTTCCGCGACGGGTTCCAGAAACCGAATCCGCTGAGCGTTGACGTGGCGGTGGATGTGGACCCGGTGATGGACCTGAAATGGCGCAGCATAGATGCAATGGACAGCCAGATGTACGAGTGGCTGCCCTGGATCGCCGGCTACCTGAGCGAGGTGCCCGCGGGCAAGGCCGCCCGGTTCGAGTGGCTCAAGGGCTGGCGCGGCCCCGGCATGCGCAGCTGGACCGACCAGGGCCGCGAGACCCTGGTGGCGCGCTACGGCAAGGCCCACGCCGATAAGGTGGAGTACGCCGAGATTTACGAGCTCTGCGAGTACGGCCGTCAGCCCTCGCGCGAGGAACTCTGGGAACTGTTTCCCAAATAA
- a CDS encoding PIG-L family deacetylase — protein MDRTFGFRRMLAVAFVLAFAMASAAAAEPLRVILVGAHPDDAEYAGGGTAALWAEAGAEVMHVAVTSGDAGHQSEGGGALARRRAAESRRSAEILGVSWRTLGFHDGELEPTLEARKAVIRAIREWRADIVISHRPNDYHPDHRYTGVIVQDAAYMVAVPNVCPETPRLEKNPVFMYFRDRFTKPYPFSPDVAVDFGRVVDKKIRSLAAMESQLFEWGPWIGGGDPSAVPRSEQARIAWMKDDWVPARTGRDNPFYDLLVARYGKARADKVSYAEAFELCEYGRRPSREELWELFPR, from the coding sequence ATGGACAGAACTTTTGGATTCAGACGGATGCTGGCCGTTGCATTCGTGCTTGCCTTTGCAATGGCCTCCGCTGCCGCCGCCGAGCCCCTGCGGGTGATCCTGGTGGGCGCGCACCCGGATGACGCCGAGTACGCCGGCGGGGGCACCGCCGCGCTCTGGGCCGAGGCCGGAGCGGAAGTCATGCATGTGGCGGTGACCAGCGGCGATGCGGGCCATCAGAGCGAGGGCGGCGGCGCGCTGGCCCGCCGCCGGGCGGCCGAGAGCAGGCGCAGCGCGGAGATTCTGGGCGTAAGCTGGCGCACCCTGGGTTTCCACGACGGGGAGCTGGAGCCGACCCTGGAGGCCCGCAAGGCGGTTATCCGGGCCATCCGCGAGTGGCGGGCGGATATCGTGATCAGCCACCGCCCCAACGACTACCACCCCGACCATCGCTACACCGGCGTGATTGTCCAGGACGCGGCCTACATGGTGGCTGTGCCCAATGTCTGCCCCGAGACCCCACGCCTGGAGAAAAACCCCGTGTTCATGTATTTCCGCGACCGGTTTACCAAGCCCTACCCGTTCAGCCCGGACGTGGCTGTCGATTTCGGCAGGGTGGTCGATAAGAAAATCCGCTCGCTGGCCGCCATGGAGAGCCAGCTTTTCGAGTGGGGACCGTGGATCGGCGGTGGCGACCCCTCGGCTGTTCCGCGAAGCGAGCAGGCCAGGATAGCATGGATGAAGGACGACTGGGTTCCCGCCCGCACGGGCCGCGACAACCCGTTTTACGACCTGCTGGTGGCGCGCTACGGCAAGGCCCGGGCCGACAAGGTGAGCTACGCCGAGGCGTTCGAGCTTTGCGAGTATGGCCGCCGTCCCTCGCGCGAGGAACTCTGGGAACTGTTTCCCAGGTAA
- a CDS encoding PIG-L family deacetylase → MNRPAGFKRLIAVVFVLVFALVSYAAAEPLRVIMIGAHPDDSEGKGGGTAALWSAAGAKVQLVSVTNGDAGHQSEGGGALARRRAAESMRSAEILGVSWRTLAFHDGELEPTLEARKAVIRAIREWRADIVISHRPNDYHPDHRYTGVIVQDAAYMVAVPNICPETPRVERNPVFMYFRDRFTKPYPFSPDVVVDIGPVIEKKVRAISEMESQMFEWGPWIGGRDLSTIPTGKEERFQWMMSRRGRARVGAENPYYEQLVARYGKAHADKVGYTEAFELCEYGRRPSREELWELFPK, encoded by the coding sequence ATGAACAGGCCGGCCGGATTCAAACGCCTTATCGCTGTGGTTTTCGTCCTGGTGTTCGCTTTGGTCTCGTATGCAGCCGCCGAGCCCCTGCGGGTAATCATGATCGGCGCCCACCCCGACGACTCCGAGGGCAAGGGCGGAGGGACTGCCGCGCTCTGGTCGGCGGCGGGTGCGAAAGTGCAGCTGGTGTCGGTGACCAACGGCGATGCAGGCCATCAGAGCGAGGGCGGCGGCGCACTGGCCCGCCGCCGGGCAGCCGAGAGCATGCGCAGCGCCGAAATTCTGGGCGTAAGCTGGCGCACCCTGGCGTTCCACGACGGGGAGCTGGAGCCGACCCTCGAGGCGCGCAAGGCGGTGATCCGCGCGATCCGTGAGTGGCGGGCGGATATCGTCATCAGCCACCGCCCCAACGACTACCACCCCGACCATCGCTACACCGGCGTGATCGTCCAGGACGCGGCCTACATGGTGGCCGTGCCCAATATCTGCCCCGAGACCCCGCGCGTGGAGCGCAACCCGGTGTTCATGTATTTCCGCGACCGGTTCACCAAGCCCTACCCGTTCAGCCCGGACGTGGTGGTGGATATCGGACCCGTGATCGAGAAGAAGGTGCGGGCGATAAGCGAAATGGAAAGCCAGATGTTCGAGTGGGGACCCTGGATCGGCGGGCGCGACCTGAGCACTATTCCCACCGGCAAGGAGGAGCGGTTCCAGTGGATGATGTCCCGGCGGGGCCGGGCGCGGGTGGGGGCGGAGAACCCGTATTACGAGCAGCTGGTGGCGCGCTACGGCAAAGCGCATGCGGACAAGGTGGGCTACACCGAGGCGTTCGAGCTCTGCGAGTACGGCAGGCGGCCCAGCAGGGAAGAACTTTGGGAGTTGTTCCCGAAGTGA